Proteins from a single region of Dictyostelium discoideum AX4 chromosome 5 chromosome, whole genome shotgun sequence:
- the mcfS gene encoding mitochondrial substrate carrier family protein: MSTERGLKDSIAGTVAGAACLFTGHPFDTIRVRLQTSNTPIGIMECFRNTIKYEGFSGLYKGVTSPLFGMMFETAVLFAGYGQMKVLLQKDENTPLTVGQCAIAGGFAGVGASVVLTPVELVKCRLQVQTTGPQKYKGSLDCLVQILKEGGIRGAYRGFTPTIAREFVGNMAFFSTYETCKRYFKNKENKPNDDDELNLPALIISGGLGGMAYWTVLYPVDVAKSKIQISEGAGPSPSIVKVLKEIYSKEGVKGLFRGYTPTIIRSFPANAAMFSVYELVIKLLG, translated from the exons atgtcAACAGAAAGAGGTTTAAAAGATAGTATAGCCGGCACAGTTGCTGGTGCAGCTTGTTTATTTACAGg tCATCCATTTGATACAATTAGAGTTAGATTACAAACATCAAATACACCAATTGGTATTATGGAATGTTTTAGaaatacaataaaatatGAAGGATTTAGCGGATTATATAAAGGTGTGACATCACCATTGTTTGGTATGATGTTTGAAACTGCAGTATTGTTTGCAGGATATGGTCAAATGAAAGTATTATTACAAAAGGATGAAAATACACCACTAACAGTGGGACAATGTGCAATAGCAGGTGGGTTTGCAGGTGTTGGAGCATCAGTGGTGTTAACACCTGTAGAATTGGTTAAATGTAGATTACAAGTCCAAACAACCGGTCCACAAAAATATAAAGGATCGTTAGATTGTTTagtacaaattttaaaagaggGTGGTATCAGAGGTGCCTATCGTGGTTTCACTCCAACCATTGCAAGAGAGTTTGTAGGAAATATGGCATTCTTTAGTACTTATGAAACTTGTAAACgttatttcaaaaataaagaaaacaaaCCAAATGACGATGACGAATTGAATTTACCAGCATTAATCATATCTGGTGGTTTGGGTGGTATGGCATATTGGACCGTTTTATATCCTGTTGATGTGGCAAAAtcgaaaattcaaattagtGAAGGTGCTGGTCCTTCACCTTCAATCGTAAAAGTACTAAAAGAAATTTACTCAAAAGAAGGTGTAAAAGGTTTATTCAGAGGTTATACTCCAACTATCATTAGATCTTTCCCTGCAAATGCTGCTATGTTTAGTGTTTATGAActtgtaataaaattattaggttaa